CAAAGCTAGCTTGGGTCAAGGTCTGGAAGCGGTCAGTATCCACCAGGTATAAGTAGCCCATCAAAGCTTCCAACCCCGTCGCTAGCCGGTAAGAATGGATATCAGCGTTTTTGGCTGAACTGTGGCTTTGACTGTTACGCCCCCGCTTAAAAATTCCTACTTCTTCTTCCCTTAAAAGCTGACTATCCAACAAGTGATTGACCAGTTTGGCTTGGGCCTTGGCACTGACAAAGTGGGTGGCCCGTTCGTGAAGATCATGGGGGCGGGTGAGACCACTAGCCACTAAATGGGTCCGTACCTGGATTTCCCAGGCCGCGTCCCCCAGGTAAGCCAGGGTCAGGCCGCTTAATTGTTTGACTGCTTTTTTATCCATTATTTACTTCTTCTCCAACGGGTTCCTT
The nucleotide sequence above comes from Aerococcus urinae. Encoded proteins:
- a CDS encoding Mini-ribonuclease 3, whose amino-acid sequence is MDKKAVKQLSGLTLAYLGDAAWEIQVRTHLVASGLTRPHDLHERATHFVSAKAQAKLVNHLLDSQLLREEEVGIFKRGRNSQSHSSAKNADIHSYRLATGLEALMGYLYLVDTDRFQTLTQASFAYLEEDKDES